The following are from one region of the Thermococcus cleftensis genome:
- a CDS encoding glycosyltransferase family 4 protein, translated as MKRRVLIVSPYFYPEGGGLEKYAFNMALELSEKNEVTVLCMTRGEEGWEDLGGIRVYRVKPGFIVSNTPLSLRFVLKTAGMVRRADLVIAHTPVPFAADVASFLAKLRGIPIRIVYHTVGLKKGAGFLDALAGLYSATLERLTLRGVGIIAVSKTVWEYLRENGYNPRVSHPQISLPEHASRQRSCSREKVILFVGQLGRYHRFKNLYLLVRAFSELSVEFPEWKLWVVGDGDLLDEYRRLALELGLGSRVRFFGRINNPEELAEIYSRSGVLVLPSSFESFGMVVAEALAFGVPVIVSPHVGARILVEPGKNGFVLRDLSVSSLVDALKLVMDDPKLLRKLSSRSTLRGHR; from the coding sequence ATGAAGCGTCGGGTTCTCATAGTTTCTCCCTATTTTTATCCCGAAGGTGGCGGGCTTGAGAAGTACGCCTTCAATATGGCCCTGGAGCTTTCGGAGAAAAACGAGGTCACCGTGCTCTGCATGACTCGTGGAGAGGAGGGCTGGGAGGATCTTGGGGGAATCAGGGTTTATCGCGTTAAACCGGGTTTTATCGTTTCCAACACCCCCCTGAGCCTGAGATTCGTCCTGAAGACCGCTGGAATGGTGCGGAGGGCGGATCTCGTTATCGCCCACACACCGGTTCCATTCGCTGCTGACGTTGCTTCTTTTCTGGCCAAGCTCCGGGGAATCCCTATCAGGATTGTTTACCACACCGTCGGGCTCAAAAAGGGCGCCGGCTTTCTTGACGCCCTCGCCGGGCTGTACTCCGCGACCCTGGAACGGCTCACCCTCCGTGGAGTGGGGATAATAGCCGTTTCAAAAACGGTCTGGGAGTATCTGCGGGAGAACGGCTACAATCCACGAGTATCCCACCCTCAAATCAGCCTTCCCGAGCACGCCTCCAGGCAGAGGAGCTGCTCCCGGGAGAAGGTGATCCTCTTCGTGGGCCAGCTTGGGAGGTACCACAGGTTCAAGAACCTCTACCTCCTGGTAAGGGCGTTCTCTGAGCTTTCGGTTGAGTTTCCGGAGTGGAAGCTCTGGGTCGTCGGGGACGGGGATCTTCTTGATGAGTACCGGCGGCTGGCCCTTGAACTCGGCCTCGGTTCGAGAGTCCGGTTCTTCGGCAGGATCAACAACCCTGAGGAACTGGCGGAAATATACTCGAGATCCGGGGTTCTCGTTCTCCCGTCTTCCTTCGAGTCCTTTGGAATGGTGGTCGCCGAGGCCCTGGCCTTTGGGGTTCCTGTCATCGTGTCCCCCCATGTTGGGGCGAGGATTCTGGTAGAGCCTGGCAAGAACGGCTTTGTTTTGAGGGATTTAAGCGTGTCGTCTCTCGTGGACGCCTTAAAACTTGTGATGGACGACCCAAAACTTCTCAGGAAGCTGTCATCACGTTCTACTCTTCGGGGGCATCGTTAG
- a CDS encoding glycosyltransferase family 2 protein → MEPEVTVVLPTMNEEEAISVVLPRIREVLEKMGVSYEIVVVDKSTDRTPEIARSMGARVIRQEGRGYGDAYLTGFRHARGKFIVMMDPDGSYDPEDIPKLLEPLLKGEADFVMGTRLKGEMDEKAMPWLHRRIGNPLLTWILNVLFKAGISDAHCGMRAIRRDALERLPLQCKGMEFASEMVIEAAKRGLRTVEVPIRYHPRIGESKLSSFRDGWRHLRLMLLYSPSHLFLLPALVFMALGAGLMGYAYFIKPERLHTLILGSALTLLGFQILGFGISARVYAVKEGLDEPTRLTRFFMRYSILEEGLLVGGLMFLVGVLLGIYIFMRWSSSGYGALFMLREAVLVLTLTTLGLSVIFFSFFISIYMLKGET, encoded by the coding sequence ATGGAGCCTGAGGTAACGGTAGTACTGCCTACCATGAACGAGGAGGAGGCAATCTCCGTTGTGCTGCCGCGCATCAGGGAAGTCCTCGAGAAGATGGGGGTTTCCTACGAGATCGTGGTGGTCGATAAGAGCACCGACAGGACACCCGAGATAGCGAGGTCGATGGGTGCGAGGGTCATACGGCAGGAGGGTAGGGGCTACGGCGATGCCTACCTAACCGGCTTCAGGCACGCCAGAGGGAAGTTCATCGTCATGATGGACCCAGACGGGAGCTATGACCCAGAGGACATCCCAAAACTCTTGGAGCCATTACTCAAGGGAGAAGCTGACTTCGTTATGGGCACCAGACTCAAGGGTGAAATGGACGAGAAAGCCATGCCCTGGCTTCACAGGCGCATTGGAAATCCCCTCCTCACGTGGATACTCAACGTCCTCTTCAAGGCAGGAATAAGCGATGCCCACTGTGGCATGAGGGCCATAAGGAGGGACGCCCTTGAGAGACTTCCCCTGCAGTGCAAGGGGATGGAGTTCGCCAGCGAGATGGTCATTGAAGCCGCGAAAAGGGGTCTCCGTACAGTGGAGGTTCCGATAAGATATCACCCGAGAATAGGGGAATCCAAGCTCAGCTCCTTCAGGGATGGGTGGAGGCACCTGAGGCTCATGCTGCTCTACTCTCCATCCCACCTCTTCCTCCTCCCGGCCCTTGTTTTCATGGCCCTGGGTGCCGGTTTGATGGGCTACGCGTACTTCATCAAGCCCGAGAGGCTCCACACCCTTATCCTTGGCAGCGCTTTGACTCTTTTGGGCTTCCAGATACTTGGGTTTGGAATCTCCGCCAGGGTTTATGCCGTTAAAGAGGGCCTCGACGAGCCCACACGCCTCACGAGATTCTTCATGAGGTACTCCATACTCGAGGAGGGCCTGCTCGTTGGTGGCCTGATGTTCCTCGTTGGCGTGCTTCTGGGAATCTACATCTTCATGAGGTGGAGTTCGTCCGGGTACGGGGCCCTCTTCATGCTCAGGGAGGCCGTGCTGGTGCTCACCCTCACGACGCTGGGGTTATCTGTGATATTCTTCTCCTTCTTCATCAGCATCTACATGCTGAAGGGGGAGACCTGA
- a CDS encoding glycosyltransferase family 4 protein, producing MRIAFIYDALYPEVKGGVERRLYELGKRLARKHEVHWYTFNWWGRGGAINRDGIIVHGVGRPAELYRGGIRNPLEALSFSWRLLMAEVDSYDVVDCQEFPYLHAYPSRWKFSGSGAFVITWHEYWGEYWNEYLTTGSSVGGALERNLLKLTENHLAVSLHTLRRLKGLRRLNFGLVPNGIDFEFIRSVEPHPELRYDAVFVGRLIEHKNLELLLRALRLILREVPSFRVGIVGDGPQREKLERMARELGVERNVDFLGFLPTFEEVVSVVKSSRVFAFPSLREGFGIAVLEANAAGLPAVVVDAPMNASVDLVVDGRTGRISRPDPFDFARKLLLVWEDSHRMRRPSVSYARRYDWDNVANQLERYYKGVVNGA from the coding sequence CCTTCAACTGGTGGGGAAGGGGCGGTGCAATTAACAGGGACGGGATAATCGTCCACGGCGTGGGTAGGCCTGCTGAGCTTTATCGTGGGGGCATCAGAAACCCGCTTGAGGCCTTGTCCTTTTCGTGGAGGCTTCTGATGGCCGAGGTTGATTCCTACGACGTCGTGGACTGCCAGGAATTTCCTTACCTTCACGCCTACCCCTCCAGGTGGAAGTTCAGCGGCTCCGGGGCCTTCGTGATAACCTGGCACGAGTACTGGGGGGAGTACTGGAACGAGTACCTTACCACGGGGTCTTCCGTTGGAGGAGCCCTTGAGAGAAATCTTTTGAAGCTGACGGAAAATCACCTCGCCGTTTCCCTACACACACTGCGCAGGCTTAAGGGGTTGAGGAGGCTCAACTTTGGCCTCGTCCCCAACGGGATAGATTTCGAGTTTATCCGCTCCGTTGAACCCCACCCCGAACTGAGGTACGATGCCGTCTTCGTCGGCAGGCTCATCGAGCACAAGAACCTGGAACTTCTCCTCAGGGCCCTGCGCCTGATACTACGTGAAGTTCCATCGTTCCGGGTCGGAATAGTTGGGGACGGTCCGCAGAGGGAAAAGCTCGAAAGAATGGCTAGAGAACTTGGGGTCGAGCGGAACGTGGACTTTCTCGGTTTTCTCCCAACTTTTGAGGAGGTCGTGTCGGTGGTGAAATCCTCCCGCGTGTTCGCGTTTCCCTCCCTCAGGGAGGGGTTCGGAATAGCCGTGCTGGAAGCGAACGCGGCTGGCCTTCCCGCGGTCGTCGTCGATGCACCGATGAACGCTTCAGTGGACCTGGTGGTTGATGGGAGGACCGGCCGCATCAGCCGGCCCGATCCCTTTGACTTCGCGAGGAAACTCTTATTAGTATGGGAGGACTCTCACCGCATGAGGCGTCCTTCCGTTTCATACGCCCGTAGGTATGACTGGGACAATGTTGCAAATCAGCTTGAAAGGTACTACAAGGGTGTTGTCAATGGAGCCTGA